In Nitrosarchaeum sp., the following proteins share a genomic window:
- the dndB gene encoding DNA sulfur modification protein DndB has protein sequence MSRARVDEQFVGSETYGFDAIRGIQAGNEFYVAMCPLKIIPKLFIFNDYDIPPELRAQRTLSSTRIPAIKNYILNNPDSYIFSSLTASVDGVMKFTPAASLGQDGKLGRLYINMDSRLLINDGQHRRKAVEEALKERPELGHEMISVVFFKDDGLKRSQQMFSDLNKNAVKPTKSLNILYDHRDVYSKFIVDLVNKIEIFVNRVDLERTSISNRSTKVFTLNGISDATMRLLGTSKGRKLSSEEKEMISSFWETVSKNIPEWQLLIQDKVSSFELRKDFVHTNTNVLNSLGIVGYIMMREFPSTWKEKLRGLKNIDWSRNNPEWQGRLIVNKQMIKNARGIELAANTIMQKCGVKLPEDRLKHEAKI, from the coding sequence ATGTCTCGAGCTCGAGTTGATGAACAATTTGTGGGTAGTGAAACATATGGTTTTGATGCAATTAGGGGTATCCAGGCTGGAAATGAATTCTATGTTGCAATGTGTCCACTCAAAATTATCCCAAAATTGTTTATCTTCAACGATTATGACATTCCCCCCGAACTTCGAGCACAAAGAACCCTTAGTTCCACTAGAATTCCTGCAATCAAAAATTACATTTTGAATAATCCTGATAGCTATATCTTTTCTTCACTTACTGCATCTGTTGATGGAGTGATGAAATTTACTCCAGCTGCATCACTTGGTCAAGATGGAAAACTTGGACGTCTTTACATCAACATGGATTCAAGGCTTTTGATAAATGATGGGCAACATAGAAGAAAAGCCGTAGAAGAGGCACTAAAAGAAAGACCCGAATTAGGTCACGAGATGATATCTGTGGTATTTTTCAAAGATGATGGATTAAAACGAAGCCAACAAATGTTTTCAGATTTAAATAAAAATGCAGTAAAACCAACCAAATCACTTAACATATTATATGATCATCGAGATGTCTATTCAAAATTTATTGTTGACTTAGTAAATAAAATTGAAATATTTGTAAATCGAGTTGATCTAGAAAGAACTAGCATCTCAAATCGTTCAACTAAAGTCTTTACATTAAATGGAATCTCTGATGCTACAATGCGATTACTTGGAACATCTAAGGGAAGAAAACTTTCATCAGAAGAAAAAGAAATGATTAGTAGTTTTTGGGAAACGGTTTCTAAAAATATTCCAGAGTGGCAATTACTAATACAAGATAAAGTTTCATCATTTGAGTTACGTAAAGATTTTGTACATACTAACACTAATGTTCTTAATTCCTTAGGTATTGTAGGATATATTATGATGCGAGAATTTCCAAGTACTTGGAAAGAAAAATTACGTGGCCTAAAAAATATTGATTGGTCTAGAAATAACCCTGAATGGCAAGGTCGATTAATTGTTAATAAACAAATGATCAAAAATGCACGAGGAATTGAACTTGCCGCAAATACAATTATGCAAAAATGTGGTGTCAAATTACCTGAAGATAGGCTAAAACATGAGGCTAAAATTTGA